In Oncorhynchus tshawytscha isolate Ot180627B linkage group LG24, Otsh_v2.0, whole genome shotgun sequence, the genomic window ACGTTGATGAATTTCAGGTCGggaagtcggagctctagaaacaGGCCCAAGTTCCCAAGTTTGGGGTTTTTATAATTGTGTTATTATAATGTTGTATTTAAACAATAATGCCCGCGGAGGTGtgatatatggctaatataccacgacCAAGGGCTGTTCTTGCatgacgcaacgcagagtgcctagTGGACATCAGTTCTTGGTCCATTAAAGTTCTTGGTCATACAAGCCACTGTATTAAATCCTGTTGTCCTTCCGAGAGGACATTCTGGGCTTTTCAATGATATCACATGTGTGTGTAATTATTCATTATAGTTTTTGTATGTTTGATATTCAAATTGTTTCTAGAAAGTGAATAGCTCAGGAATAGTTAAGTGAGTTATCAGAACTGTGTAATAATTTGTTCAGATTAATAAATAGGCAAAAGTAGAGTTTatcaagaaatgtcctctgtagtggacacCCGGATGCCACAACTATGTTTTTCACCTACTGTAATGTACATTTTTTTCATATTTACTTCCTAATGACCACTACAGAGGGCAATTTTGTACTTACAATAACAggtaaataacaataataaaccaTCTTGGAAACATGTTTTCTTTCAACCCAAACACTTAtgtctgtaaaaaataaaataaaaatacacactTTTCAGGAGGATACACCACAAACACCTGaagtgccttattgcttttagaaactggttaccaaagtaattagagcagtacaaataaatgttttgtcatacctcaTACCTGTGGTAGACGGTCTGATAGACCAtgactttcagccaatcagcattcagggctcgaaccacccagtttataatgctatttataaagtgtgtgtgtgtgagagagagatgtggtttTGAGCCATCATTCATACAATCCAATCAGGAAATACCTGTGAGAGACAGTTGGTCTATGAACAACATGCCTCAAGTGTACTGTTCTGTACAAGCTAAGGCAAGGATCATGACAGCTGACGTGTCTCTGCCAGCCTGTCCACCATCTGCTGTTCCAGTTAAAGAATTCTAATCCAATGATGGTTTGTGTCTTGCAcacgcacacctacacacacgGCACGTGCAGTATAGCTGTAGGATTAACCATTAGAAATAGAATGTTAAATACTgacagcagaggaggctggttggAGGACCTATAGGAGGACGGCTTCATTGTAATGGTTAGGATGGAATAAataaatggtatcaaatacatcaaacatatggaaaacaAATGTTTGAGTCCAACCATTCCATTAttccattctagccattacaatgagcaaaGTCCTTCTGTAGCTCCGCCCACCAGCCTCCCCTGACTGACAGTCAGTTGGTCACCATGATTTGGGATATTATGGCGGACTACAAATGAGGGACTACGAAATTGTGCACGGAGAACGATTTGATGTTTGTACCTCGTATCACTCCGTCCAGAAGGTGATACGTTGCTGCCAGAAGCTGCAACCCGCATTATAAATATAACCAGTTTGAAAACAGTGAAGTTCAAACTAAGGCTGGTGTATTCCGTTATTGCTAGGTTTCTTCTACTGTCTTAGATTTGATTTGTGTAATATTGCATTCCGTTATGAAAAGGCATTCCATTATTTTGTCTTGGATAGAAATATGTCCGTATTGAAAAGAGCCAAAACATGGGAGATATCTGAATCTGAGGGCGAAAGCGATGCTGAAACTCAACCTTCAATCAAATGCATTGCATTTACCGATCAGGGTGACGATAACAATGAAACAGCGACGGCCAATAGTCCTACTGACGGTCTCGAACAGGACAACAAAGACCACAACACAGATTGCAAGTCAACAGCCAAAACCGAACCAAGTGACACATTGGTGGCTCCACGACCCGCTAGGTCCGGTACCGCAAGTCCGGGGAGAAAACGCCGAACCAAAGTGGAgatagaggcagacagacagagagttgaggagaggaaggaggccaGAGAGAAACTCAAGAGGGTGAGGGccgaagagaaagaggagaggcgagaagatCAACAAAGGAGAAAAGAAGCTGCAGAGCGTCAAAAGAGCCTCAGACCTGATAACTGTTTGAAGTGCCTGACTGTCTGTATTGATCCAGGTAATTGGTCCTTTGTGAATGTAGGTGGAAGGTGGAAGGGGTTCAGATGGCGTtgaagcagaggaggctggtgggcggCGCTataaacgtggtttccatatgtttgataccgatCCATTTATAGAATTTCAGCCATTGCAATGAGCCAGCCTCCTCCGTGTCAAAGGCACACTGTAAATAAGATGTGACATCAGAGGACCACCGACACAACTAAAGGATGGtggacattttttaaatgtgtgtTTCCACTCCCCAGCTCTACTGCAGGATGATGGATCGGATGTGTTACTGGGAACTCTGTCTGCAGTTGAGTGGAGGAGCAGCATTGAGACACAGCAGCTCCCTCACAGCATCACTTGGACCAGAGATCTTCCGCCGGTAACGTAccatcacacacagacaacacgAGCGCCACAACGCTGGGCTTGTTGTCTCTGCCCCTCAGGTTGACTAGATAATGTCTTGGTGTTGTCAGGAGAAAGACAGCAGTGGACCACTGGAGGAGGAGCAGGTTCTGCTGGTGTTGGGTCTGACTGACTTCATGGGCATGGTGGTGTCAGTCAAACAGGTGAGTGCCCTTTAAACCTCAACAAATTCCCTGGTGTCTCCACCAGTGTGTGCAAAGCGAACGTTCACATTTTCTGTTCACCCAGACACTGCATGGCAACGGGGAGGAATCAGCGGTGGAGTCTTTCTTCAAGCTTTTGTCCGAGTGCCTCAACCGAGATGCCAAGATGGCGGTTACTGTTTTAGTGATGGGATCCAACGCAAATAGCTGGTTCGTATGAGATCTGTTTTAAGAATGCGTCTCTGAACCTTGGTCCTTGAGACACCCTGTATGAGAAGAGACTGGATGTATATGTTGGTCTGTCACCAGGACTGGGACATGGGATGTACCCGAGTTGAGCCAAAGATCTCAGTTGGGAATGGAGGATCTGGACATTGAGGAGGTAAGGTCTCTTTCTGATATACTATACAATCTCTCTTCAACACATGCATTTGTAGCGGCTGTTTTTTCCGTTTCCAGTGTCGTGCAGAAATGAACCATTTCAAGCTGCTTTTTGTACTTCTCTCCTCGAACGGTTCCTACCCATCGTGTCATGGAGCTCGATGGTTTTCACCTAACGTGTCTTCATCTGTCCTCAGGTATTGGTTTTCCTGCAACTGTACCGGAACATTACCGTGGTCTTCCTGGACAGCTGGCAGGATGTCACAGACCACGTGTGTGCCGTCACCAAGGCCCTGTCCAAACGGCCCTACAAGTATGAACCTAGTGAACTCTTCATATTCCACATCATTAAGAAAATATTCAACTTAGGAATCTTATCAGTTGGAATTCATTTACTGCCATGCCATGAGGACAGGCTTTGAGCACCGCTAGCTTACTTTCTTTACTGTGATTAAACACTAAGTCTGGTAACCAACTTTTGTGCTGGATACAGTGGGAAACTACAAAGCATGCAGGCTTTTGCTCCTGCCCAGCAGTACCAAACCTGAGATACAAATCGACTTCATGATTTCGAATCTAATGTGTGTTTGAGCTAGGCTGAAACTTAATCCTGCAAACCCTGTAGCTGTCCAGGGTTGACGAGGCTTGGTGAGCAGTCCATTGCTGTAGAGCACAATCTTTAAACTGTGGTCACGCCTTTCCACGCCACTGCAGACTGCTGACAGAGCGGTGCGAGTTGCCGTTCTGTGTGGATGGCTCATGGGCCAGTGGGGTGCGTGTGGAGCGGGATGGAGCTGGGCTGGGTGAGGTGTGGAGCAGGCAGATCACACAGCTCAACAGGGTCAGCCCTGCAGTGGCCTCT contains:
- the nubp2 gene encoding cytosolic Fe-S cluster assembly factor nubp2 isoform X1: MSVLKRAKTWEISESEGESDAETQPSIKCIAFTDQGDDNNETATANSPTDGLEQDNKDHNTDCKSTAKTEPSDTLVAPRPARSGTASPGRKRRTKVEIEADRQRVEERKEAREKLKRVRAEEKEERREDQQRRKEAAERQKSLRPDNCLKCLTVCIDPALLQDDGSDVLLGTLSAVEWRSSIETQQLPHSITWTRDLPPEKDSSGPLEEEQVLLVLGLTDFMGMVVSVKQTLHGNGEESAVESFFKLLSECLNRDAKMAVTVLVMGSNANSWTGTWDVPELSQRSQLGMEDLDIEEVLVFLQLYRNITVVFLDSWQDVTDHVCAVTKALSKRPYKLLTERCELPFCVDGSWASGVRVERDGAGLGEVWSRQITQLNRVSPAVASTLTTAYPSPQILLQESPQLSSSIPSILQKLCWNLSRLTSAVPMPTIYIEDKTYNKGGNLAQVQHVVLILSGKGGVGKSTLTTELALALRHAGKKVGILDVDLCGPSIPRMLSVGKPEVHQCDSGWVPVYTDAQKSLALMSIGFLLEDPDEAVVWRGPKKTALIGQFVSDVAWGELDVLLVDTPPGTSDEHLAVLENLKKQHKVDGAILITTPQAVSTGDVRREITFCKKTGLRILGIVENMSGFVCPHCSECSNIFSKGGGEELAKLTGSVYLGSVPLDPLLTTSIEEGKDFIQTFPDSATFSAINSIAQTLLTSIQNP